In a single window of the Pontibacter russatus genome:
- a CDS encoding glycosyltransferase family 2 protein, with product MLTVNVPLFSVLIANYNNGEYLLEAIDSILKQTYKNWEIVIVDDCSIDNSQQLYKELRLNSKIKIFTNDKNRGCGYTKSRCVAEAKGELCGFLDPDDVLDLEALEIMTQKHLEQPIHSLIYSTHYEWYSKDLESIRQSNHVGSIPSNKTQLTFKGPKISHFASFKKELYLRSGGISPYLRRAVDQDLYFKLEEQGPVLFINKPLYYYRQHTHGISQGINVPAARLFHLDAIFDAYKRRQNINIDNINFKEYLNYKIEYQNLIKIRSSSIIKHIQCDIKSLLFKILLKVVF from the coding sequence ATGTTAACAGTTAATGTACCTCTTTTTTCAGTACTTATAGCTAACTATAATAATGGGGAATATTTATTAGAAGCTATAGACTCTATTCTCAAGCAAACTTACAAAAATTGGGAAATAGTCATTGTTGATGACTGTTCTATCGACAATTCCCAGCAACTTTATAAAGAACTTAGACTCAACAGTAAAATCAAAATATTTACCAACGATAAGAACAGAGGTTGCGGCTATACTAAAAGCAGATGTGTAGCCGAAGCTAAAGGTGAATTGTGTGGGTTTTTAGATCCGGATGATGTTCTTGACCTGGAAGCTTTGGAAATAATGACTCAAAAGCATTTAGAACAGCCTATACATAGTTTAATATACTCAACTCATTACGAATGGTATAGTAAAGATTTAGAGTCTATTAGGCAATCAAACCATGTCGGCTCTATACCTTCTAATAAAACTCAGTTGACATTTAAGGGTCCAAAAATTTCTCACTTTGCCTCTTTTAAAAAAGAGTTATATCTACGTTCCGGTGGAATATCACCCTATTTAAGAAGGGCTGTAGACCAAGATTTGTATTTTAAATTAGAAGAACAGGGACCTGTCTTATTTATTAATAAGCCTTTATACTATTATAGACAGCATACACATGGTATTTCACAGGGTATTAATGTACCAGCCGCGAGATTATTCCATTTAGATGCAATATTTGATGCTTATAAAAGAAGACAAAACATTAACATAGATAATATAAATTTTAAAGAATATCTTAATTACAAGATTGAATATCAAAATTTGATAAAGATAAGAAGCTCCTCGATTATAAAGCATATTCAATGCGATATTAAATCCCTATTATTTAAAATTTTGCTTAAAGTAGTCTTTTAA
- a CDS encoding glycosyltransferase family 2 protein, with the protein MEKDCVAVYVIVVLYNGAKWIGKCFDSLRNSTIPVKIIAIDNCSKDNSVNLVKINYPEIRLIEAGENLGFGRANNIGLAIAIEEGADYVFLLNQDAYIQEDTIEKLIYIAQKNKNLGIISPIHLDGSWNKLDYNFSTYLDPNKTPSIISDALTFKVSEYYLTTYVNAAAWLITKECILKVGGFDPIFPHYGEDDDYLQRTIIKGYKIALTPSAFIAHDRIHQPNSLITKNFKRKLIHNTLILKDLRYQYKSNINAFIINQVTDIFKKILFRQFRLALFILRTFMLSLLNLNKIRQSRSKSLKDVMPFLEADNNFKHVNS; encoded by the coding sequence ATGGAAAAGGACTGTGTAGCTGTTTATGTTATAGTTGTGTTATATAATGGCGCAAAATGGATTGGCAAATGTTTTGATAGTTTAAGAAATAGCACAATACCTGTTAAAATAATTGCCATAGATAATTGTTCTAAAGATAACAGTGTAAATCTTGTAAAAATAAATTACCCTGAAATAAGGCTTATTGAAGCTGGTGAGAATTTAGGTTTTGGAAGAGCTAACAATATTGGTTTGGCTATAGCCATTGAAGAAGGAGCAGACTATGTTTTTCTACTTAACCAGGATGCATACATACAGGAGGATACTATAGAAAAGCTAATTTATATAGCGCAGAAAAATAAGAATTTAGGCATTATCAGCCCCATTCATTTAGACGGAAGTTGGAATAAGCTAGACTATAACTTCTCAACTTATTTAGACCCTAACAAAACTCCTTCAATAATTTCTGATGCATTAACTTTTAAAGTTAGCGAATATTATTTGACAACTTATGTGAATGCTGCAGCCTGGTTAATTACTAAAGAATGTATTTTGAAGGTAGGTGGCTTTGATCCTATTTTCCCTCATTATGGGGAGGATGATGATTATTTGCAAAGAACTATCATTAAGGGTTACAAAATAGCTCTTACTCCATCTGCTTTTATAGCTCATGATCGCATACATCAGCCAAACTCTTTAATAACGAAAAATTTTAAACGGAAACTAATACACAACACACTAATACTTAAAGATCTCAGATATCAATATAAATCAAATATTAATGCTTTTATTATTAATCAGGTAACAGATATTTTTAAGAAGATTTTATTTAGACAATTCAGGTTAGCTCTCTTCATTTTAAGGACTTTTATGTTATCCTTACTAAATTTGAATAAAATTCGTCAATCTCGCTCTAAATCCCTAAAGGATGTTATGCCTTTTTTAGAAGCCGATAATAATTTCAAACATGTTAACAGTTAA
- a CDS encoding glycosyltransferase family 4 protein, producing MRIALLTDGIYPYVLGGMQKHSFYLAKYLARNKIFVDLYHTGSIEADTKQLREFSEEELAYITPNYIPFPSVSKLPGHYVLESYLYSERVYKLLRGKEAVDFIYAQGFTGWKTIAEKRKGKSLPAIGVNFHGVEMFQQSPNLNVKLQHLLLRAPVKYVLKNADLVFSLGGKLTAIQEKLTLRRIIETPIGIEQHWLEENLLVETNKDRKFVFIGRYERRKGIEELQEVINKISSSYAFSFSFIGPIPNDKQLELTNVNYLGLIKNEIEIKRILHAADVLVCPSYSEGMPTVILEAMASGLAVIATDVGAVSALVSDQTGWLIPVADKESLQLAITEAINMDTQVLLQKKEASKRMIAENFTWDTIIQTTIDSINSIVHQRHPYHISEG from the coding sequence ATGAGGATAGCGTTACTAACTGATGGGATTTATCCGTACGTGCTGGGCGGCATGCAGAAGCACTCTTTTTACCTGGCTAAATATCTGGCGAGAAATAAAATATTCGTAGATTTATATCATACAGGAAGTATAGAGGCAGATACAAAGCAGTTAAGGGAGTTTTCGGAGGAGGAACTTGCATATATAACACCTAATTATATTCCTTTTCCTTCAGTCAGTAAGCTACCCGGGCATTATGTTTTAGAATCCTATTTGTATTCAGAACGGGTATATAAACTACTAAGGGGTAAAGAAGCTGTGGACTTTATCTATGCTCAGGGTTTTACTGGTTGGAAGACAATCGCCGAAAAGAGAAAAGGCAAGTCTTTACCCGCAATTGGAGTAAATTTTCATGGCGTTGAGATGTTTCAACAGTCACCAAATCTTAATGTAAAGCTTCAGCACTTGCTATTAAGAGCACCCGTAAAATATGTTTTAAAAAATGCAGACCTAGTATTTTCTTTAGGTGGTAAGCTTACAGCGATTCAAGAAAAGCTAACTTTGAGGAGAATAATTGAAACCCCTATAGGTATTGAACAACATTGGCTGGAGGAAAATCTTTTAGTAGAGACAAACAAAGACAGAAAATTCGTATTTATAGGCCGCTACGAAAGGCGAAAGGGAATAGAGGAACTTCAGGAAGTTATAAATAAAATTTCATCAAGTTATGCTTTCAGCTTTAGCTTCATAGGCCCTATCCCAAACGATAAACAGCTTGAACTTACGAATGTAAATTACCTGGGCCTCATTAAAAATGAGATAGAGATAAAGCGTATTCTGCATGCCGCCGATGTACTGGTTTGCCCCAGCTACTCAGAAGGGATGCCAACAGTAATATTGGAGGCGATGGCTTCCGGTTTAGCAGTTATAGCCACAGACGTAGGGGCTGTAAGCGCATTAGTTAGTGATCAAACGGGTTGGCTGATTCCGGTTGCTGATAAGGAGTCACTTCAATTAGCTATAACAGAAGCTATTAATATGGATACGCAGGTGTTGCTTCAAAAAAAGGAAGCTTCCAAACGTATGATAGCAGAAAATTTCACCTGGGACACAATTATCCAAACCACAATAGACAGCATCAATTCGATTGTTCACCAAAGGCACCCATACCATATATCTGAAGGATAA
- a CDS encoding glycosyltransferase family protein, whose product MNILVATNHLRMVGGTENYSYALIEELLRRNHQVEYFSFEKGKVSDLIEHNLKVPFFTGNKSYDLILANHNTIVDSLWKFGFIIQTCHGIYPLLEQPSLYADAHVSISNEVQVHLASKGFNSKIIYNGINCDRFTISNPINERLTSVASFCQSDEANELVEKACEVLNIKFLRVSKFEENFWNIEKVINRADLIVGLGRSAYDAMACGRPVVIFDKRKYSNNYGDGYVKDNLGFIMLNNCSGRYYKQNYTVSSLVEEFLKYDPKDGLYLRNFALRYLNIKNQVDSYLNYADLSKELDYKSIYKIRAKKAVYRFLKKFVKSH is encoded by the coding sequence ATGAATATCTTAGTAGCTACAAATCATCTAAGAATGGTAGGAGGTACTGAAAACTACTCTTACGCGCTAATCGAAGAATTACTAAGAAGAAATCACCAAGTTGAATATTTCTCATTTGAGAAAGGGAAGGTTTCTGACCTTATAGAGCATAACCTTAAAGTTCCATTTTTCACTGGTAATAAGAGTTATGATTTGATCTTAGCAAATCATAATACAATAGTAGATTCACTTTGGAAATTTGGTTTTATCATACAGACTTGTCACGGTATATATCCTTTATTAGAGCAACCTTCCTTATATGCAGATGCACATGTGTCAATTTCTAATGAAGTTCAGGTGCATCTTGCGAGTAAAGGCTTCAATAGCAAAATTATTTATAATGGCATAAATTGCGACAGATTTACGATCTCAAATCCTATAAACGAGAGACTGACTTCTGTGGCTTCTTTTTGCCAATCAGATGAAGCGAATGAATTGGTGGAAAAGGCTTGTGAGGTTTTAAATATTAAGTTTTTGAGAGTTAGTAAATTTGAAGAAAACTTTTGGAATATAGAGAAAGTAATAAACAGAGCTGACCTAATTGTGGGTTTAGGAAGGTCAGCCTATGATGCAATGGCATGTGGAAGACCTGTAGTTATATTTGATAAAAGGAAATATTCAAATAATTATGGAGATGGTTACGTTAAAGATAATTTAGGTTTTATTATGCTCAATAATTGCTCTGGAAGATACTACAAACAAAATTATACTGTTTCCTCCTTAGTAGAGGAATTTCTCAAATATGATCCTAAAGATGGATTATATTTGAGAAACTTCGCCTTAAGATATCTTAACATAAAGAATCAGGTTGATTCATATTTAAATTATGCTGACTTATCAAAAGAACTTGATTATAAAAGTATTTATAAAATAAGAGCTAAGAAAGCTGTATATCGTTTCTTGAAGAAATTTGTAAAGTCTCATTAG
- a CDS encoding glycosyltransferase family 2 protein has translation MNPLFSIIVTTYNRPQLLKRAVDSIINQINNEWEIIIVNDGSDIAYTIDFESINSNIRYYYKQNSGLPSSRNFGISKAKGNYICFLDDDDEYLPNHLLVLANLIKEKPGAGLYRTLTKISSSGKVTLQEFNYNADANTVQNLFSCMLTVNNVCIPSEVFEQYRFDPSIPIAEDYDLWVRIALRHNFVLAKEYTTIYYIGAGSMSFGDIKKYRLYTRIYSYLLSHPSISNFLDKEEINNILFKYYKFSIYYSANLRNTTSVLSSCIKAFRFRKQYIFRKEPYVLILKSILKI, from the coding sequence TTGAATCCTCTGTTTTCTATAATCGTCACGACGTATAATAGACCACAGCTCTTAAAGAGAGCTGTGGATAGTATTATAAATCAAATTAATAATGAGTGGGAAATTATTATTGTTAATGATGGATCAGATATTGCTTATACAATAGATTTCGAAAGTATCAATTCAAATATTCGTTATTATTATAAGCAAAATTCTGGACTTCCTAGTTCGAGAAATTTTGGTATATCCAAAGCAAAAGGCAATTACATATGTTTTTTAGATGACGATGATGAATATTTACCTAATCATCTTCTGGTACTTGCAAATTTAATTAAAGAGAAACCTGGCGCTGGTCTTTATAGAACATTAACTAAAATTTCAAGCAGTGGTAAAGTAACATTACAGGAATTTAATTACAATGCTGATGCTAATACAGTTCAGAATCTTTTCTCCTGCATGTTAACTGTAAATAATGTATGTATCCCTAGCGAGGTTTTTGAGCAATATCGTTTTGATCCTTCTATTCCTATAGCAGAAGATTATGATCTTTGGGTAAGAATAGCTCTGAGACATAATTTTGTCCTAGCAAAAGAATACACTACCATTTATTACATAGGTGCAGGCTCTATGTCTTTTGGAGATATTAAAAAATATCGTTTGTATACCAGAATATACTCCTATTTATTATCTCATCCATCTATTTCAAACTTTTTAGATAAAGAGGAAATTAATAATATACTTTTTAAATATTATAAATTCTCAATCTATTATTCAGCTAATTTAAGGAACACTACAAGTGTATTATCTTCCTGCATCAAAGCTTTTAGATTTAGAAAGCAATATATATTTAGGAAAGAACCATATGTCCTCATTTTAAAATCAATTTTAAAAATATGA
- a CDS encoding alpha-1,2-fucosyltransferase: MIVIRLMGGLGNQMFQYAFGRYLAFRNNTYLKIDSTLLESNGGAVTKRDFELQIFNIGFVYATPSEIKKFNGVPNASFVDKISYRMRRMLGIHKLVVQQGNSFKPEYLNLKANTCIVGRWQSYKYFEEVEHLIRNDFEFKCSLPTDLEPLIEAIRTTNSISIHIRRTDYVSNSLYASRLGSLPIEYYIKAVKVINSLVNDIAYFIFSDDIEWCETNLKFISGPTTYVDTTNYPNSNEIDLHLMSLCKHHIISNSTFAWWGAWLGKFDAGVTVAPNKWAISPEYDAIDIIPPNWMRI; this comes from the coding sequence ATGATTGTAATTCGTTTAATGGGAGGATTAGGGAACCAAATGTTCCAATACGCTTTTGGTAGATATTTAGCTTTCAGAAATAATACATATCTTAAAATAGATTCAACTCTATTAGAGAGTAACGGTGGAGCAGTTACAAAAAGAGATTTCGAATTGCAAATCTTTAATATTGGATTTGTATACGCCACACCCAGTGAGATTAAAAAATTTAATGGAGTACCAAATGCCTCCTTCGTGGATAAGATTTCCTATAGAATGCGCAGAATGCTAGGTATTCACAAACTTGTTGTGCAGCAAGGTAACTCCTTTAAACCAGAATATTTAAATTTGAAGGCTAACACATGTATAGTTGGGAGGTGGCAGAGCTATAAATATTTTGAGGAGGTTGAACATTTGATTAGAAACGACTTTGAGTTTAAATGTTCTTTACCCACTGATTTAGAGCCTTTAATAGAAGCTATTAGAACTACTAATTCAATTTCAATTCATATTCGGAGGACTGATTATGTTTCGAATTCTTTATACGCAAGCAGATTAGGCTCTCTTCCGATTGAATATTATATAAAAGCTGTTAAGGTGATAAACTCTCTGGTTAATGATATAGCTTATTTTATATTCTCAGATGATATTGAATGGTGTGAAACTAATTTGAAATTTATTTCAGGTCCTACTACGTATGTAGATACTACTAACTATCCAAATTCTAATGAAATTGATCTTCATCTGATGTCTCTTTGCAAACACCATATAATTTCTAACAGCACATTTGCCTGGTGGGGCGCATGGTTAGGTAAATTTGATGCTGGGGTTACTGTTGCACCTAATAAGTGGGCTATTTCACCTGAATATGATGCAATAGATATCATCCCACCAAATTGGATGAGAATATAA
- a CDS encoding glycosyltransferase family 4 protein: MKVGYFSHTSITPSETFIYDLYKGLEHKGLNITYYCGKSSDDGSAITSIVYTGYAEEGLKKSFLAYKIGQVAGRKGFNFKNEVQQYYSYKVLKKSVTSLPDVAYIDYATSATLLVDFLSHNKIPFIVHVHGYDVTSAVNDEVYKEKLKIVFSKATYIIAPSQHLRRMLILLGCPDMKIHVIHYAVNSSKIIPLSWEAKLKNAPSIIFLGRLTPKKNPVALLHAFKIVKDTIKNSRLTIIGDGELRHEARAKVGELNLNSSIEFLGALPREKSFPIMNQHWVYAQHSVISSNGDQEGFPVSLAEAAAHALPIVSTIHSGIPENVIDGETGFLVNEFNFELMAEKLIYLLKNPDIAEKMGAAGRQRIQRICQPEYRINTIAELIEEAYILSKHSDNIDK, encoded by the coding sequence ATGAAAGTAGGTTACTTCTCACATACCTCCATAACTCCATCAGAAACTTTTATATATGATTTGTATAAAGGCTTAGAGCATAAAGGTCTCAACATTACATATTATTGCGGGAAATCTTCTGATGACGGCTCTGCTATAACTTCTATAGTATATACTGGTTATGCTGAAGAAGGTCTTAAAAAGTCTTTTTTAGCTTACAAAATTGGGCAAGTAGCAGGGAGAAAAGGCTTTAATTTTAAAAACGAGGTACAACAATATTATTCTTATAAGGTTTTAAAAAAAAGTGTGACTTCATTGCCTGATGTTGCTTATATAGACTATGCAACGTCGGCAACTTTACTTGTCGATTTCCTTTCCCACAACAAAATTCCATTCATTGTTCATGTTCATGGATATGATGTAACATCAGCTGTGAATGATGAGGTGTATAAGGAAAAACTTAAAATTGTTTTTTCTAAGGCAACATATATTATTGCTCCTTCACAACATCTAAGAAGGATGTTAATTTTATTAGGGTGTCCTGATATGAAAATACATGTGATTCATTATGCCGTTAATTCAAGTAAGATTATCCCTCTAAGTTGGGAAGCAAAATTGAAGAACGCACCTTCAATAATATTTTTAGGAAGATTAACTCCAAAAAAGAATCCTGTTGCACTTTTGCACGCATTTAAGATAGTAAAAGATACTATTAAAAACTCACGATTAACTATTATAGGTGACGGAGAACTAAGACATGAGGCTAGAGCCAAAGTTGGCGAATTAAATCTTAATAGTTCAATTGAGTTTTTAGGAGCATTACCACGTGAGAAAAGCTTTCCAATAATGAATCAACATTGGGTGTATGCACAACATAGCGTTATTTCTTCCAATGGAGATCAGGAGGGTTTTCCAGTAAGTTTAGCTGAAGCTGCAGCACATGCCTTACCTATTGTGTCAACCATTCATAGTGGAATACCCGAAAACGTTATCGATGGTGAGACAGGCTTTCTGGTTAATGAATTTAACTTTGAACTGATGGCTGAAAAGCTAATTTATCTTTTAAAGAATCCTGATATAGCAGAAAAGATGGGAGCGGCAGGGAGACAAAGGATACAAAGGATTTGTCAACCTGAATATAGGATTAACACTATTGCTGAATTGATCGAAGAGGCATATATTCTCAGTAAACACAGTGATAACATAGATAAGTAG
- a CDS encoding glycosyltransferase family protein, translating to MLYITLGDQPSGVYEGQVIDVCHFLNQNFNTDLRLVAFLSIRDFKTNKYKIKTGYPRSIVLPMFPKLKNWQLNSITLALVCLLTGERAAICRNVLATNIALTLRKVGLLKKVCYDGRGAIAAEWEEYEVVEEESLRKGIAKYEKTAVLASDYRMAVSTKLVSYWHERYGYTSKAHILIPCTLSYHFDITLPGEAEIVQLRNEFGYQKDDIILVYSGSTAGWQSFALLQDFLQPLLASNTSVKVLFLSKEDENNKAFKDAYQEQVAIRWLKPDEVNKFLTIADYGILIRENTVTNKVASPTKFAEYMISGLAVIITPDLGDYTQFVINNNCGFVTDGNDVAILKPTAYAERVRLNELAKLHFMKESSANRLQYAQLVQTLSI from the coding sequence ATGCTATACATCACTTTAGGAGATCAACCATCAGGAGTTTATGAAGGTCAGGTGATTGATGTCTGCCACTTCCTAAATCAGAATTTCAATACTGATCTACGTTTGGTAGCCTTTCTTTCCATAAGAGATTTCAAAACCAATAAGTATAAAATCAAGACCGGCTATCCCAGGTCCATTGTGCTGCCCATGTTCCCAAAGCTCAAAAATTGGCAACTTAACTCGATTACGCTGGCGCTGGTCTGCTTGCTTACTGGCGAGCGCGCTGCCATTTGCCGGAATGTATTAGCTACAAACATTGCCTTAACACTCAGGAAGGTTGGGTTGCTTAAAAAAGTATGTTACGATGGCAGAGGTGCGATAGCAGCAGAATGGGAAGAGTATGAGGTGGTGGAAGAGGAATCTTTAAGGAAAGGAATTGCAAAGTATGAGAAAACTGCTGTGCTGGCATCAGACTATCGAATGGCAGTATCAACTAAATTAGTCTCTTACTGGCACGAACGTTATGGTTATACTTCAAAAGCGCATATCCTTATCCCCTGCACTTTGAGTTATCATTTTGATATTACGCTTCCGGGTGAAGCAGAAATTGTTCAATTAAGGAATGAATTTGGGTACCAAAAAGATGATATTATTTTAGTTTATTCCGGATCTACGGCTGGTTGGCAGTCTTTTGCGCTTTTACAGGATTTCCTGCAACCTTTGTTAGCATCTAACACATCCGTGAAAGTTCTTTTTTTGTCCAAAGAGGATGAGAACAACAAAGCATTTAAAGATGCTTATCAGGAGCAGGTAGCTATTAGATGGCTGAAACCGGATGAAGTTAACAAATTTCTGACTATTGCTGATTATGGCATTCTTATACGTGAAAATACTGTTACTAATAAGGTTGCATCACCAACAAAGTTTGCAGAATATATGATTTCTGGATTAGCAGTTATTATCACTCCTGATTTGGGCGATTATACGCAGTTTGTGATTAATAATAACTGTGGCTTTGTAACAGACGGAAATGATGTAGCAATTTTAAAACCCACGGCTTATGCAGAAAGAGTTAGATTGAACGAATTGGCAAAGCTGCATTTCATGAAAGAGTCAAGCGCCAACAGGCTACAATATGCGCAATTAGTTCAAACGCTTTCTATCTAA
- a CDS encoding glycosyltransferase family 2 protein: MHLVTVIVPNYNHSQYLKKRIDTILYQSYQDLEIIILDDCSTDNSKDIIEQYRICSKVSHIIYNKANSGSTFAQWNKGINLAAGKYIWVAESDDWCEHSFLEKMMNVFEADATLGLVYCQSWKVNEQDEIIGNMKEWTDYVDNEHWNHDFKSSGKQELQSYFYLRNTIPNASAVVFKKALFAPLSPQVLKMRLCGDKMVWTDLLSQTNIYFIADSLNYFRFHSNNVRSGIHSIQNLYENFVWFHYFSKRIPLSKEKSAQVKLWLMNWWQKVGRGNYQSKFFKRILLYAFKIDISFGFKVLNNLIATTKWKQWKRTV; this comes from the coding sequence ATGCATCTAGTTACTGTAATAGTTCCAAACTATAACCATTCTCAATACTTAAAAAAAAGGATTGATACAATTTTATATCAATCATATCAAGATTTGGAAATCATCATTCTTGATGATTGCTCTACAGATAACAGCAAAGATATTATAGAACAGTATAGAATTTGCTCAAAAGTAAGTCACATTATTTATAACAAAGCAAATAGCGGTAGTACTTTTGCACAATGGAATAAAGGAATTAATCTTGCAGCCGGAAAGTATATTTGGGTTGCTGAAAGTGATGATTGGTGCGAGCATTCATTCCTTGAGAAAATGATGAATGTTTTTGAGGCAGATGCTACTTTGGGGTTAGTTTATTGCCAATCCTGGAAAGTAAATGAACAGGATGAAATTATCGGCAATATGAAGGAATGGACAGATTATGTTGATAATGAACACTGGAATCATGATTTTAAAAGCAGTGGCAAACAGGAACTACAGAGTTATTTCTATTTAAGAAATACGATCCCCAATGCAAGCGCTGTAGTTTTCAAAAAAGCGTTATTTGCTCCACTTTCTCCTCAAGTTCTGAAAATGCGGTTATGCGGAGATAAAATGGTCTGGACAGATTTATTGTCGCAGACGAATATTTATTTCATAGCTGACTCTTTGAATTATTTCAGGTTCCATAGTAACAATGTACGTTCAGGCATTCATTCTATCCAGAACCTTTATGAGAATTTTGTATGGTTTCACTATTTTAGCAAACGCATTCCTTTAAGTAAAGAAAAGTCTGCTCAGGTTAAACTGTGGCTGATGAACTGGTGGCAAAAAGTTGGCCGGGGTAATTATCAAAGCAAGTTTTTCAAGCGTATACTTTTATATGCTTTTAAAATAGATATTTCTTTTGGCTTTAAAGTATTAAACAATCTTATAGCAACTACTAAGTGGAAACAATGGAAAAGGACTGTGTAG
- a CDS encoding O-antigen ligase family protein: MYNEGGRSSGALGNPNGLGMFCFLFFLLYFTIRHYFPKLFSKKENIIILGLIFSSLLWSGSRGQTLAVLIFFVTQFLSKRGKTIGLLLSAVIGIMLVSIEIDIVAIAHTLGFEEYLRVETLDAGGGRVVAREFAWEQIQKNFWIGRGFSYTEWIYRQHFWELSMLGHEGNAHNAFLTVWLDTGLIGLILFIIAWGILFLRASRNSFLAFPIAFALIASNMVESWLVASLNPFTIQVLMILTLLIYIVKDQPRSYLKVTQKNVLPLQLGQTHRQER; encoded by the coding sequence ATGTACAATGAAGGCGGCCGATCGTCCGGTGCCCTGGGAAACCCCAACGGTCTGGGAATGTTCTGCTTCTTATTCTTTCTTCTTTATTTTACCATCCGGCACTACTTTCCGAAGCTATTTTCAAAGAAAGAAAATATTATCATTTTAGGCCTGATTTTCTCTTCCTTACTCTGGAGCGGTTCGAGGGGGCAAACGCTGGCTGTCTTGATTTTTTTTGTAACCCAATTTCTTTCGAAGCGAGGTAAAACGATTGGTTTGCTCTTATCTGCAGTCATCGGCATTATGCTGGTGAGCATCGAGATAGATATTGTAGCCATTGCGCATACACTGGGCTTTGAGGAGTATCTACGGGTGGAGACATTAGATGCAGGCGGCGGCAGGGTAGTGGCACGGGAGTTTGCCTGGGAGCAGATTCAAAAGAATTTCTGGATTGGGAGAGGCTTCAGCTATACCGAGTGGATATACAGACAGCATTTCTGGGAGTTAAGTATGCTGGGGCACGAAGGCAACGCCCATAACGCCTTTCTGACTGTCTGGCTGGATACCGGGTTAATCGGATTAATTCTTTTTATTATAGCTTGGGGCATTTTATTTCTGAGGGCATCCAGGAATTCCTTCCTGGCATTTCCCATTGCTTTTGCGCTTATTGCTTCCAATATGGTGGAGTCCTGGTTGGTAGCCTCCTTAAACCCTTTCACTATTCAGGTGCTGATGATTCTCACGCTGCTTATATATATCGTGAAGGATCAACCAAGGTCTTATTTAAAAGTGACTCAAAAGAATGTGCTTCCTCTCCAGCTTGGTCAGACGCATAGGCAGGAAAGATAA